A section of the Acidimicrobiia bacterium genome encodes:
- a CDS encoding TetR/AcrR family transcriptional regulator, whose protein sequence is MTTGVELETRERILAAAKEALLEIGFAQLSTRKIAEIAGVPLSQIHYHFGSKQRLLLDVLDEENKKLLQRQAAMYGSEMPLWKQWEQACDFLEDDLRSGYVRVLHEMAAAGWSDGEIATAVR, encoded by the coding sequence ATGACCACCGGAGTCGAGCTCGAGACCCGAGAACGGATCCTGGCGGCCGCCAAGGAGGCGCTCCTCGAGATCGGCTTCGCCCAGCTCTCGACCCGCAAGATCGCCGAGATCGCCGGGGTGCCGCTCAGCCAGATCCACTATCACTTCGGCTCGAAGCAGAGACTCCTGCTCGACGTGCTCGACGAGGAGAACAAGAAGCTGCTGCAGCGCCAGGCCGCCATGTACGGGAGCGAGATGCCCCTCTGGAAGCAGTGGGAGCAGGCGTGCGACTTCTTGGAGGACGATCTCCGCTCCGGCTACGTCAGGGTCCTCCACGAGATGGCGGCCGCCGGGTGGTCGGACGGCGAGATCGCCACCGCGGTCCG
- a CDS encoding ABC transporter permease, with the protein MTARSSRGPGRIRTVVRRRVLPLYAALALAYLFLPVAVVILFSFNDNQGRFNFTWQGFTLKHWAGAFDVPAIFDSLLVSLRIAFFAALAATILGTLIALALVRYYFRGRSTTNLLLFLPMATPEVVLGSSLLAFFLTLRVATGFWTIVIAHIMFNISYVVVTVKARLTGFDRHLEEAAMDLYANEWQTFRKVTLPMIMPGVFAAFLLGFALSFDDFIITNFNSGATVTFPLYIWGAARVGVPPQVNVFGTAIFVITVSLMFVNLWAQRRRA; encoded by the coding sequence ATGACGGCTCGATCATCACGCGGTCCGGGACGCATCAGGACGGTCGTGAGGCGCAGGGTCCTCCCGCTCTATGCCGCGCTGGCGTTGGCATACCTCTTCCTGCCAGTCGCCGTCGTCATCCTGTTCTCCTTCAACGACAACCAGGGCAGGTTCAACTTCACGTGGCAGGGATTCACGCTGAAGCACTGGGCGGGTGCCTTCGACGTACCGGCCATCTTCGACTCGCTCCTCGTCAGCCTGCGCATCGCCTTCTTCGCAGCGCTGGCGGCGACGATCCTCGGCACGCTCATCGCCCTGGCTCTCGTTCGCTACTACTTCAGGGGGAGGTCGACCACGAATCTCCTGCTGTTCCTCCCCATGGCGACACCTGAGGTCGTGCTCGGCTCCTCGCTGCTCGCCTTCTTCCTCACGCTGCGGGTGGCGACCGGGTTCTGGACGATCGTCATCGCCCACATCATGTTCAACATCTCGTATGTCGTCGTCACGGTGAAAGCCCGTCTCACCGGGTTCGACAGGCACCTCGAGGAGGCCGCCATGGATCTGTACGCCAACGAGTGGCAGACGTTTCGCAAGGTGACGCTCCCGATGATCATGCCGGGCGTCTTCGCGGCCTTCCTCCTCGGCTTCGCGCTGTCATTCGACGACTTCATCATCACGAACTTCAACTCGGGGGCGACCGTGACCTTCCCGCTGTACATCTGGGGCGCCGCCCGGGTCGGAGTGCCGCCGCAGGTGAACGTGTTCGGAACGGCCATCTTCGTGATCACCGTGTCGCTCATGTTCGTGAACCTGTGGGCGCAGCGCCGTAGGGCTTGA